In Niallia sp. FSL W8-0635, one genomic interval encodes:
- a CDS encoding Rrf2 family transcriptional regulator translates to MANSRLSVAIHILSLIASKPYEQITSDSIAESVSTNPVVIRRICGLLKKRGILTSRAGISGAILLKSPADISLLDIHLAVQSKSEWFAIHDHPNHHCPIGCKIYPTLNKTFSTIQQSMEKELEQLTLQDIMDEMDIYSKI, encoded by the coding sequence ATGGCTAACAGCCGACTATCTGTTGCTATACATATCCTATCTTTAATTGCATCAAAACCTTATGAACAAATAACTTCTGATTCGATAGCAGAAAGTGTTAGTACGAACCCCGTTGTAATACGAAGAATATGTGGACTTTTGAAAAAAAGAGGAATTTTAACGAGCAGAGCAGGAATATCAGGGGCTATTCTTTTAAAATCTCCTGCTGATATTTCTCTTCTGGATATACATTTAGCTGTTCAATCGAAAAGCGAGTGGTTTGCTATACATGATCACCCGAACCACCATTGTCCAATCGGCTGCAAAATCTACCCTACACTAAATAAAACCTTTTCTACTATCCAACAGTCAATGGAAAAGGAATTAGAACAACTTACATTACAGGATATAATGGATGAAATGGATATATATAGCAAAATTTAA
- the tuaH gene encoding teichuronic acid biosynthesis protein TuaH, translating into MRTIHVIVATGIWNLDHLTYRRHRFAEFLQKQQETEEVIWLCPGQKQTPEVTKLENGIYQWIISDLGNHKVQRFARFIPLFYQKKLRGLSNYLAEKKGSCLVKLWYTYPAFPTLHKIYDWDQIVYDCSDLWAEQLSGKFSLLAYIKQKVILKSEQRIVEKASYITCTSSFLKEELVKRTPEYQKKIYTFENGVEYRLFQKQEESALPLEKEAITIGYIGGIKPKLDFYLLQQIARRRKEWRILLVGPDGTNSSQEFMQLLEEPNIQWTGSVPREQVSEYMHTLDVGIMPYKDIQYNKAIFPLKLFEFLAAGKPVIGMNLPSTKAYAEEGVYELLQGGVEAEQFIQACDKMVNTAGNQEWKKRRKQLAKTKDWETIFQEITHINKETSM; encoded by the coding sequence ATGAGAACAATCCATGTTATTGTGGCGACTGGTATTTGGAATTTAGATCATTTAACATATCGCAGGCATCGATTTGCAGAGTTTCTGCAAAAACAGCAGGAAACAGAGGAAGTAATTTGGCTTTGTCCAGGACAAAAGCAAACGCCGGAAGTAACGAAATTAGAGAATGGTATTTATCAATGGATAATCAGTGACTTAGGAAATCATAAAGTACAACGATTCGCCCGGTTTATTCCCTTGTTCTATCAAAAGAAGCTACGAGGTTTAAGCAACTATTTAGCGGAAAAGAAAGGGAGTTGCTTGGTGAAATTATGGTATACCTACCCTGCGTTTCCAACATTACATAAGATATATGATTGGGATCAAATTGTTTATGACTGTAGTGATTTATGGGCAGAACAATTAAGTGGAAAATTCTCTTTACTAGCCTATATAAAACAAAAGGTTATTTTGAAAAGTGAACAAAGAATTGTGGAGAAAGCGAGTTACATTACTTGCACTTCTAGCTTTTTAAAAGAGGAATTAGTAAAACGGACACCTGAATATCAAAAAAAGATTTACACATTTGAAAATGGGGTAGAATATAGGCTTTTTCAAAAACAAGAGGAAAGTGCGCTTCCGCTAGAGAAAGAAGCAATAACGATTGGATATATTGGAGGGATTAAGCCTAAGCTTGATTTTTATCTCCTTCAGCAAATTGCACGGAGGAGGAAGGAATGGCGGATTTTATTAGTGGGACCTGATGGCACTAATTCTAGCCAAGAATTTATGCAACTATTGGAGGAGCCCAATATTCAATGGACTGGTAGTGTACCAAGGGAACAGGTTTCGGAGTATATGCATACACTTGACGTTGGGATTATGCCATATAAAGATATCCAATACAATAAAGCCATTTTCCCACTAAAGCTTTTTGAATTTCTAGCTGCTGGAAAACCAGTGATTGGGATGAACTTACCCTCAACAAAGGCATATGCAGAAGAAGGTGTTTATGAACTACTGCAAGGGGGAGTGGAAGCGGAACAGTTTATTCAGGCATGCGATAAGATGGTAAATACAGCTGGAAATCAAGAGTGGAAGAAAAGAAGAAAACAACTTGCAAAGACAAAGGATTGGGAGACGATTTTCCAAGAAATTACCCATATTAATAAAGAAACTAGCATGTGA
- a CDS encoding aldo/keto reductase, whose translation MSSKVQIGQTAMHVTKLGYGANSVGGHNLFPNLNDETGKSVVRNALDAGIDFLDTAYVYGLGRSEELIGEVLKERGNRQDIVIASKAAHKLVDGKIQLDNSRDFLRQSVEDSLKRLQTDYIDLFYVHFPDSVTPMAEVAGTLQELKEEGKILAVGASNLDAEQLKAFNQDGYLEVFQAEYSLFKRQAEEMYLPYCVEHNISFVPYFPLASGLLTGKYAKDSIISDGRKNNPLFQGEAFIRNVEKVDQLKQMAEEKGFDATHFALAWLLEQPAVDVIIPGAKSTSQLENNLRTLEVTLTKEEVKKISDIFA comes from the coding sequence TTGAGTAGTAAAGTTCAAATAGGTCAAACGGCTATGCATGTTACGAAGCTAGGGTATGGAGCGAATTCTGTCGGTGGTCATAATTTATTTCCGAATTTAAATGACGAAACAGGAAAAAGTGTAGTAAGAAATGCATTAGATGCGGGAATTGATTTTCTAGACACAGCATATGTATATGGCTTAGGAAGATCAGAGGAGTTAATTGGAGAGGTGCTAAAAGAAAGAGGTAACCGCCAAGATATCGTCATTGCAAGCAAGGCTGCTCATAAATTAGTGGATGGCAAAATTCAACTCGATAATAGTAGAGACTTTTTACGTCAATCGGTAGAAGATAGCTTAAAAAGACTGCAAACAGATTATATTGATTTGTTCTATGTTCATTTTCCAGATAGTGTAACTCCAATGGCTGAAGTGGCAGGAACGCTTCAAGAATTAAAGGAGGAAGGAAAGATTCTTGCAGTAGGAGCTTCGAATTTAGATGCTGAACAACTAAAGGCATTTAATCAGGATGGCTATTTAGAAGTATTCCAAGCAGAATATTCCTTATTTAAAAGACAAGCAGAGGAAATGTACTTACCATATTGTGTCGAGCATAATATTAGCTTTGTTCCGTATTTCCCTTTAGCTTCTGGGTTATTGACAGGAAAATACGCAAAGGATTCCATCATTAGTGATGGAAGAAAAAATAATCCTCTTTTCCAAGGAGAAGCATTTATTCGAAATGTAGAAAAGGTGGATCAATTAAAGCAAATGGCGGAAGAAAAAGGCTTTGATGCAACGCATTTTGCTTTAGCATGGTTATTAGAACAGCCGGCAGTTGATGTAATTATTCCAGGAGCAAAATCAACAAGTCAGCTTGAGAACAATCTTCGGACATTAGAAGTAACATTAACAAAAGAAGAAGTGAAGAAAATTAGTGATATATTTGCATAA
- a CDS encoding ABC transporter ATP-binding protein, whose product MDILSTDQLKIGYEDKIIVNDLNLRVQEGKITTIIGPNGCGKSTILKTLARIHKAKAGYVYLDGEMIHKIPTKKIAQRMAVLPQSPEAPNGLTIVDLVSYGRSPHQRGFGRLGDKDREVINWALDVTGLTELKNQEVDTLSGGQRQRAWIAMAIAQETNLLLLDEPTTYLDMAHQLEVLKLLKKLNDEENRTIVMVIHDLNHAARFSDHMVAMRNGQLMKEGTAEEVMTEEVLKEVFQIDAVVVKDPRTNKPACLSYDLLHQKEKELVMSAK is encoded by the coding sequence ATGGATATATTGTCAACAGACCAACTTAAAATTGGATATGAAGATAAGATTATCGTCAATGATTTAAATTTACGAGTCCAAGAAGGAAAAATCACTACTATAATAGGACCTAATGGTTGTGGTAAATCGACGATATTAAAGACTCTTGCGCGGATTCATAAGGCGAAGGCGGGATATGTGTATCTAGATGGAGAAATGATTCACAAAATACCAACAAAAAAAATTGCGCAAAGAATGGCAGTGCTTCCTCAATCGCCAGAGGCGCCGAATGGATTAACGATAGTTGATTTAGTCTCCTATGGTCGTTCCCCTCATCAAAGAGGCTTTGGACGTTTAGGGGATAAAGACAGAGAAGTAATAAATTGGGCATTGGACGTAACGGGGCTAACGGAACTGAAAAATCAGGAAGTCGATACATTATCAGGTGGACAGCGACAAAGAGCTTGGATTGCAATGGCAATAGCACAGGAAACAAATCTGCTGCTTCTAGATGAACCAACAACATATTTGGATATGGCTCATCAATTAGAAGTATTGAAATTATTGAAGAAATTAAATGATGAAGAAAATCGAACAATAGTAATGGTTATTCATGACCTTAACCATGCAGCAAGATTTTCGGATCATATGGTTGCAATGAGAAACGGTCAATTAATGAAAGAGGGAACAGCGGAAGAAGTAATGACAGAAGAGGTTCTGAAAGAAGTCTTCCAAATAGATGCGGTTGTAGTAAAAGATCCTCGAACAAATAAACCAGCTTGCCTCTCTTATGACTTATTGCATCAAAAAGAAAAAGAGCTAGTAATGTCTGCTAAGTAA
- a CDS encoding protoporphyrinogen oxidase, producing the protein MKTVLVVGGGITGLSTMYYLQKENRERSLGLRLVLAEANDYLGGKIHTVTKDEFIMETGADSIVARNKNVLPFVKELNLEGELVYNATGTSYIHTQNKLLEIPKDSVFGIPMTLEALFTSELVSTRGKLEALKDLFRTNTHFTKESSIGEFLEYYLGKEIVEKQIAPVLAGVYSGNIYSLTMGSTLPYLLDYKEKYGSIIRGLGINKESFQSAANKKFISFKKGLSTIINRLEEVLTDVTILKGIAVTKVKKEENQYNIQFSNGEKQVVDTVVLATPHDVTQRIINREELNPVFGKLKNSSNITLYLSYDIPDEELPEDGTGFIVAGDSNIVCNACTWTSRKWKHTSKNSQLLLRLFYKKTNPAYERLNALSEEALVDEARKDIERSLGITSRPKSYEVTKWTNAMPVYSLDHKQAVETLNRDLADLYPNMYLAGCSYYGVGIAACMANGEETAERVLHSIE; encoded by the coding sequence GTGAAAACAGTTTTAGTTGTAGGTGGTGGAATAACAGGGTTATCTACCATGTATTATTTGCAGAAAGAAAACAGGGAAAGAAGTTTAGGACTTCGTTTAGTGTTAGCAGAAGCGAATGATTATCTCGGTGGGAAAATTCATACAGTCACAAAAGATGAATTTATTATGGAAACAGGAGCAGACTCCATTGTTGCCCGGAATAAAAATGTTCTACCCTTTGTAAAGGAACTAAATTTAGAAGGGGAGCTCGTATATAATGCAACGGGAACATCCTATATTCATACTCAAAATAAGCTATTAGAAATTCCAAAGGATTCTGTATTTGGTATACCAATGACATTAGAAGCGCTTTTTACAAGTGAGCTTGTTTCCACTCGAGGGAAGCTAGAAGCATTAAAGGATCTTTTTCGCACAAATACACACTTTACGAAAGAATCTTCTATTGGTGAGTTCTTAGAGTATTATCTTGGAAAAGAAATTGTTGAAAAACAGATTGCGCCAGTTCTTGCTGGGGTATATTCTGGAAATATTTATTCGTTAACAATGGGATCCACATTACCTTATCTATTGGATTACAAAGAAAAGTATGGAAGTATTATCCGTGGCCTTGGGATAAACAAAGAATCGTTTCAGTCTGCTGCGAATAAGAAATTTATCTCTTTTAAAAAAGGGTTATCTACTATTATTAATCGATTGGAAGAAGTACTAACAGATGTAACAATTCTTAAGGGGATTGCTGTGACTAAAGTAAAAAAAGAGGAAAATCAATATAACATCCAGTTTTCAAATGGAGAGAAACAAGTGGTTGATACAGTAGTATTAGCGACTCCTCATGATGTAACGCAAAGGATTATAAACAGGGAAGAATTGAATCCAGTGTTCGGTAAATTAAAGAATTCATCTAATATCACCTTGTATTTATCCTATGATATACCAGATGAAGAGCTTCCAGAAGACGGAACAGGGTTTATTGTAGCCGGAGATAGTAACATTGTTTGTAATGCATGTACATGGACTAGTAGAAAATGGAAGCATACCTCAAAGAATAGTCAACTCTTACTGCGCCTTTTCTATAAAAAAACGAATCCAGCATATGAACGTTTAAATGCACTTTCTGAGGAAGCATTGGTCGATGAGGCTAGGAAGGATATTGAAAGAAGTTTAGGAATCACCTCAAGACCTAAAAGTTATGAAGTGACCAAGTGGACGAATGCGATGCCTGTCTATTCGTTAGATCATAAACAAGCAGTAGAGACGCTTAATCGAGACTTAGCAGATTTATATCCAAATATGTATTTGGCAGGTTGTTCTTACTATGGAGTAGGAATTGCGGCGTGTATGGCAAATGGGGAAGAAACAGCTGAGAGAGTTTTACATTCAATAGAATAG
- the tuaG gene encoding teichuronic acid biosynthesis protein TuaG — protein sequence MAPSVSIIMPSYNCKEYISFSIESVRAQTYTDWELLIVDDHSTDGTVELLKEWEKADGRIRVFYRTVNGGAAIARNMALDHACGKYIAFLDSDDRWKKDKLEAQLAYMKENNYAFTFTAYECIDQKGTCLKKYIRAPKQVDYQTMLKNTIVGCLTVLIDRDQVGDFRMPNIRTRQDLATWLMILKRGFRAFGLNEILAEYRVGNESISKNKWKAAKNNWHVYRQIEQLNVFQSSWYFSHYAYNAIRKRL from the coding sequence ATGGCTCCATCTGTATCAATAATCATGCCTTCATACAATTGTAAAGAGTATATATCTTTTAGCATCGAGTCTGTCAGAGCACAAACTTACACAGATTGGGAATTATTAATTGTGGATGATCATTCAACGGACGGAACTGTCGAATTATTAAAGGAATGGGAAAAGGCAGATGGACGAATTCGTGTTTTTTACCGGACAGTTAATGGAGGAGCTGCTATTGCCCGGAACATGGCACTTGACCATGCCTGTGGAAAATATATCGCATTTTTAGACAGTGATGATAGATGGAAGAAAGATAAGCTTGAAGCTCAACTAGCCTATATGAAGGAAAATAATTATGCGTTCACCTTTACTGCCTATGAGTGTATCGATCAAAAAGGAACATGTTTAAAAAAATATATTCGGGCTCCTAAGCAAGTAGATTATCAAACAATGCTAAAAAATACAATAGTCGGTTGCCTTACTGTGCTAATTGATCGTGACCAAGTGGGAGACTTTCGTATGCCTAATATTCGTACTCGACAAGACTTGGCAACATGGCTAATGATTTTAAAGCGAGGGTTCCGAGCGTTTGGTTTAAATGAAATATTAGCAGAATACAGGGTGGGAAATGAATCTATCTCCAAAAACAAATGGAAGGCAGCGAAAAATAATTGGCATGTATATCGTCAAATAGAGCAGTTAAATGTTTTTCAGTCGTCCTGGTATTTTTCTCATTATGCCTATAATGCTATTCGGAAAAGACTATAG
- the ilvD gene encoding dihydroxy-acid dehydratase, which translates to MTQLRSNMIKKGFDRAPHRSLLRAAGVKEEDFDKPFIAVVNSYIDIVPGHVHLQEFGKIVKEAIREAGGVPFEMNTIGVDDGIAMGHIGMRYSLPSREIIADSIETVVAAHWFDGMVCIPNCDKITPGMMMASLRLNIPTIFVSGGPMKAGVTSDGKKISLSSVFEGVGAFQSGKLDEGGLRELEQFGCPTCGSCSGMFTANSMNCLAEALGLALPGNGTILAVAPERKEFVKKSAKQLMELIKEDIKPRDIVTEKAIDNAFALDMALGGSTNTVLHTLALAHEAGVEYPLERINEVAARVPHLSKLAPSSDVHIEDLHEAGGVSAALYELSKKEGALHLDTLTVTGKTLGENIAGCKVKDYQVIRPIDDPHTQTGGLAVLFGNLAPQGAIIKTGGVQNGIQRHEGPAIVFNSQDEVLGGLVKGKVKEGHVVIIRYEGPKGGPGMPEMLAPTSQIVGMGLGPKVALVTDGRFSGASRGISIGHASPEAAEGGPLAFVKDGDHVVIDIENRTMDVIVPEEEWEQRKAEWKGFESKVKSGYLARYSKLVTSANTGAVMKY; encoded by the coding sequence GTGACACAATTGAGAAGTAATATGATAAAAAAGGGATTTGATCGTGCACCACATAGAAGCTTACTACGTGCTGCTGGTGTAAAAGAAGAGGATTTTGATAAACCGTTTATTGCTGTAGTCAATTCATATATTGATATTGTCCCAGGTCATGTACACTTACAGGAGTTTGGGAAAATTGTAAAAGAGGCAATAAGAGAAGCCGGTGGTGTTCCATTTGAAATGAATACAATTGGTGTGGATGATGGAATTGCAATGGGGCATATTGGTATGCGTTATTCTTTACCAAGCCGCGAAATCATTGCAGATTCGATTGAAACAGTAGTTGCTGCACACTGGTTTGACGGAATGGTATGTATTCCAAACTGTGACAAAATTACACCAGGAATGATGATGGCTTCCTTACGTTTAAATATTCCTACTATCTTTGTAAGTGGCGGTCCAATGAAGGCTGGGGTTACTAGTGATGGTAAAAAGATATCCTTATCTTCTGTGTTTGAAGGAGTCGGCGCATTCCAGTCAGGTAAGCTTGATGAAGGTGGACTAAGAGAATTAGAACAATTTGGCTGTCCAACATGTGGTTCTTGTTCAGGAATGTTTACGGCAAATTCAATGAACTGTCTGGCTGAAGCATTAGGACTTGCGTTGCCTGGAAATGGGACAATTCTTGCAGTTGCTCCAGAACGAAAAGAATTTGTGAAGAAATCAGCTAAACAGTTAATGGAATTAATAAAAGAAGATATTAAACCAAGAGATATTGTGACAGAAAAAGCGATTGATAACGCATTTGCATTAGATATGGCATTAGGAGGCTCAACAAACACGGTCCTTCATACATTGGCATTGGCACATGAAGCAGGTGTAGAATATCCCCTTGAAAGAATCAATGAAGTAGCAGCAAGAGTGCCTCATTTGTCTAAGTTAGCTCCATCATCTGATGTACATATTGAAGACCTTCATGAAGCAGGTGGCGTTTCAGCGGCTCTTTATGAACTCTCTAAAAAAGAAGGAGCTCTTCATTTAGATACATTAACTGTTACAGGCAAAACACTTGGAGAGAATATTGCAGGATGTAAAGTCAAGGATTATCAAGTTATCCGTCCAATCGATGATCCGCATACACAAACAGGCGGATTAGCAGTCTTGTTTGGTAATCTTGCTCCTCAAGGTGCTATCATTAAAACGGGTGGAGTCCAAAATGGAATTCAACGTCATGAAGGACCAGCAATTGTGTTTAACTCACAGGATGAAGTATTAGGAGGATTGGTAAAAGGGAAAGTGAAGGAAGGACATGTTGTTATCATTCGTTATGAGGGACCAAAAGGGGGACCTGGAATGCCGGAAATGCTAGCACCGACTTCGCAAATTGTAGGAATGGGTCTTGGTCCTAAAGTTGCGCTGGTAACAGATGGACGTTTTTCAGGTGCATCTCGCGGTATTTCTATCGGCCATGCTTCTCCAGAGGCAGCTGAAGGAGGACCTTTGGCGTTTGTAAAAGATGGCGATCATGTTGTGATTGACATAGAAAATCGCACAATGGATGTTATCGTTCCTGAAGAAGAATGGGAACAAAGAAAAGCAGAATGGAAAGGTTTTGAATCGAAAGTAAAAAGCGGCTACTTAGCACGTTATTCTAAGCTTGTTACATCTGCAAATACAGGAGCAGTAATGAAGTATTAA
- a CDS encoding histidine kinase N-terminal 7TM domain-containing diguanylate cyclase produces the protein MDQLVMVYIVLITMSGALHVILAIIAYMNKHAFEGMRTFLWFSCFIAIYAFGYALSLASTTIEGMKFWTAIQYLGMPFSAPATLIFVLQYIGYDRHLNKMTYFLYYLIPSISLLLLATNEYHHLFYQSVYLEYRNETPVMQITMGQWYLIHGAYTFGTLAIAFVLLVIYWFREKSRQTKQVAILLIGVLVPIVAAFSYLIGITPGGLDIVPIAMLFSSSLYLYSIISTKFLLVPPIEKDYIFESMEDAVLVLDQTYHIKDFNKAANSLFSNVKIGEHIAAVLGLDNQILPLLKNIHEESIIIESEMENDTLKEYYQVKISSIKRGESTIVGTTIIFTDITEQKKEQLNLTKLAYTDGLTQVYNRAYVLSVAEKRLSSEDKLAVILFDIDYFKKINDTYGHFGGDEALKHVANLCKSMVRENGIFGRYGGEEFILFLFGKEAEGAVEMACSLRRLIEESPLYFNKTVINMTASFGVAENEKGNELAPLIHEADEALYASKREGRNTVSLATNGEYITLSSWIASDKY, from the coding sequence ATGGATCAATTAGTAATGGTGTATATTGTTTTAATAACAATGTCCGGTGCATTGCATGTGATATTAGCAATTATTGCTTATATGAATAAACATGCGTTTGAGGGAATGAGAACTTTTTTGTGGTTTTCTTGTTTTATCGCTATCTATGCATTTGGATATGCATTAAGTCTTGCTAGTACAACGATAGAAGGAATGAAGTTCTGGACAGCCATTCAGTATTTAGGTATGCCATTTTCAGCACCTGCTACGTTAATTTTTGTTTTACAATATATTGGCTATGATAGACATTTAAATAAAATGACATACTTTCTCTATTATTTAATCCCGTCTATATCCTTATTGCTCCTTGCTACAAATGAATATCATCATTTATTCTATCAATCCGTCTATTTAGAATATCGTAATGAAACTCCGGTTATGCAAATTACTATGGGGCAATGGTACTTAATACATGGTGCGTATACATTTGGGACGCTTGCAATCGCTTTTGTACTACTAGTAATCTATTGGTTTAGAGAGAAATCAAGACAAACGAAACAAGTAGCTATTCTCTTAATAGGTGTCCTTGTTCCAATTGTCGCTGCGTTTTCTTACTTAATAGGAATCACGCCTGGTGGTTTAGATATCGTGCCGATTGCCATGTTATTTTCTAGTTCTCTTTATTTATATTCGATTATTTCAACGAAGTTTTTATTGGTACCGCCAATAGAAAAGGATTATATATTTGAAAGTATGGAAGATGCTGTTCTAGTATTAGATCAAACCTATCACATTAAAGATTTTAATAAGGCGGCCAATAGTTTATTTTCAAATGTAAAAATAGGGGAGCATATAGCAGCTGTACTAGGGTTGGATAATCAGATTCTCCCACTACTGAAAAATATCCATGAAGAATCAATAATTATAGAATCAGAGATGGAAAATGACACTTTGAAAGAATATTATCAAGTAAAAATTTCCTCGATAAAAAGAGGAGAGTCAACAATTGTTGGTACTACTATCATTTTCACTGATATTACGGAGCAAAAAAAGGAACAGTTGAATTTAACGAAATTAGCATATACGGATGGGCTGACTCAAGTATATAATCGCGCTTATGTTCTATCTGTTGCCGAAAAAAGGTTGTCTTCTGAAGATAAGCTGGCTGTTATTCTGTTCGATATTGATTATTTTAAAAAAATAAATGATACGTATGGTCATTTTGGAGGAGACGAGGCGCTGAAGCATGTTGCTAACCTCTGTAAAAGTATGGTTCGGGAGAATGGGATATTTGGACGCTATGGTGGGGAGGAATTTATCCTCTTTCTATTTGGAAAAGAAGCGGAAGGCGCTGTTGAAATGGCTTGCAGCTTAAGAAGATTAATAGAAGAGTCGCCATTATATTTTAATAAAACGGTGATAAATATGACTGCAAGCTTTGGAGTTGCGGAAAATGAGAAAGGTAACGAACTTGCTCCGTTGATTCATGAGGCAGATGAAGCATTATATGCTTCCAAAAGAGAAGGAAGAAACACTGTTAGCCTGGCAACTAATGGGGAATATATTACATTATCATCTTGGATAGCATCTGATAAATATTGA
- a CDS encoding VanZ family protein has protein sequence MSGVQLRLTFPFILILVIPLWIYFRIQQNNQRKMLFTRELTLNLFFLYLLTVLYVTLEPFHFSPPSMNERNMNVTPYVQILYQYKYKPPFFWMLYTLGNIVLFIPFGFILPFFYKKRFRAIVIIGLAVLCSLTIELIQYFFTMDRAADIDDFILNVFGAMLGYYLYLMMQLLVRRILGT, from the coding sequence ATGAGCGGAGTTCAGTTACGATTAACTTTCCCTTTTATTCTTATACTTGTCATTCCATTATGGATCTATTTTCGGATCCAGCAAAATAATCAAAGAAAAATGCTTTTCACAAGAGAACTTACGCTCAATTTATTTTTTCTATATTTATTAACAGTTTTATATGTAACTTTAGAGCCTTTTCATTTCTCCCCGCCAAGTATGAACGAAAGGAATATGAACGTAACACCTTATGTCCAAATCTTATATCAATATAAATATAAACCTCCTTTTTTTTGGATGTTATATACTTTAGGAAACATCGTTCTATTTATTCCCTTTGGTTTTATACTGCCTTTTTTTTACAAAAAACGATTTAGAGCAATTGTCATAATAGGGCTTGCTGTTCTTTGCTCCCTTACTATTGAACTGATCCAATATTTCTTTACGATGGATAGAGCGGCAGATATAGATGATTTCATTCTTAATGTTTTCGGCGCGATGCTTGGCTATTACCTATACTTAATGATGCAGTTACTTGTGCGGAGAATATTAGGAACATAA
- the murB gene encoding UDP-N-acetylmuramate dehydrogenase — MIKKFLEILPNESVKVDEALNKYTYTKIGGKADFLLFPLTYEQLQSAYKLALNENVPITILGNGSNVLIRDGGIRGVVFNLTKLDAISLEGNKVIAQSGAAIIETSRFAFEHSLTGLEFACGIPGSVGGALYMNAGAYGGEVSDVLETAKVLTRSGDIRTVTKEELELGYRTSSIEKNGWVALEGTFSLEKGNVAEIKAKMDELTFLRESKQPLEYPSCGSVFKRPPNNFAGKLIQDSGLQGTKIGGAQVSTKHAGFIVNVEDATANDYLSLIKHVQKTVKENFNVDLETEVRIIGEE; from the coding sequence ATGATAAAAAAATTTCTAGAAATTTTGCCTAATGAGAGTGTTAAGGTTGATGAGGCGTTAAATAAATATACGTATACTAAAATTGGTGGAAAGGCTGATTTCTTGCTTTTTCCTCTTACGTACGAGCAATTACAGTCAGCGTATAAATTGGCACTAAACGAAAATGTACCAATCACTATTTTAGGCAATGGTTCGAACGTATTAATAAGAGATGGCGGAATCCGTGGAGTCGTATTTAATCTAACAAAGCTTGATGCCATTTCCCTTGAAGGCAATAAAGTGATTGCCCAAAGTGGTGCAGCAATTATTGAAACATCTAGATTTGCATTCGAGCATTCTTTAACAGGATTGGAGTTTGCTTGTGGAATTCCTGGTTCTGTAGGCGGAGCGTTATATATGAACGCTGGTGCTTATGGAGGAGAGGTTTCTGACGTATTGGAAACAGCGAAAGTATTAACGAGGTCTGGTGACATTCGCACCGTAACAAAAGAAGAATTAGAACTTGGCTACCGCACAAGTAGCATCGAGAAAAATGGCTGGGTGGCGTTAGAAGGAACTTTTTCACTTGAAAAAGGAAATGTTGCTGAAATCAAAGCGAAAATGGATGAACTAACTTTCTTAAGAGAATCGAAACAGCCATTAGAATATCCTTCCTGTGGAAGTGTATTTAAAAGACCGCCGAACAATTTTGCGGGAAAACTCATTCAGGATAGTGGACTCCAAGGAACAAAAATTGGCGGAGCGCAAGTATCTACAAAGCATGCAGGTTTTATTGTAAATGTAGAAGATGCCACAGCGAATGATTATCTATCCTTAATAAAGCATGTTCAAAAAACGGTAAAAGAAAACTTTAATGTAGACCTAGAGACTGAAGTAAGAATCATTGGGGAGGAATAG